One window from the genome of Elaeis guineensis isolate ETL-2024a chromosome 5, EG11, whole genome shotgun sequence encodes:
- the LOC105046156 gene encoding dirigent protein 18 has protein sequence MKSITVAPTTIHNMEMFIYWQMPGLAWLLFTIFLTVSPSTSTRILNHQPPPPHGGGDGAITFFMNDVLGSRHQSSWPSTGAGAPLPIAKPIGGRPRTHPTAVFTGHTGLPNKSWSPFLTCLESGTVTMIDEKLRGSVALGPQTAGKVQGMYVTSSGDNSSHMVAMKATFEGGRSDDSLRFFGVHHLGLSESHIAVVGGTGRYHGANGFAAVKTTGGRENANRVLSVTVYLK, from the coding sequence ATGAAATCCATTACAGTGGCTCCTACCACAATCCACAACATGGAAATGTTCATATACTGGCAAATGCCCGGCCTGGCTTGGCTTCTCTTCACCATCTTCCTCACTGTTAGTCCATCAACCTCAACCCGGATTCTGAACCACCAACCACCCCCACCCCACGGCGGCGGCGATGGAGCAATCACCTTCTTCATGAACGACGTCCTGGGGAGCAGGCACCAGTCCTCATGGCCATCGACCGGTGCCGGAGCTCCACTTCCTATCGCAAAGCCCATAGGTGGCAGGCCTCGGACCCACCCAACCGCTGTCTTCACGGGCCACACTGGGCTCCCCAACAAAAGCTGGTCGCCATTTCTAACGTGCTTAGAGTCGGGAACGGTAACTATGATTGATGAGAAATTAAGAGGCAGCGTCGCACTTGGGCCACAGACAGCGGGGAAGGTGCAGGGGATGTACGTGACAAGCTCGGGGGATAACAGCAGCCACATGGTGGCGATGAAGGCCACATTCGAGGGCGGCAGGTCGGATGACAGCTTGAGATTCTTTGGGGTCCACCACCTGGGCCTGTCGGAGTCTCACATCGCGGTTGTCGGTGGCACCGGCAGATATCACGGGGCAAATGGGTTTGCCGCGGTAAAGACCACTGGTGGACGGGAGAACGCGAACAGGGTCCTCTCAGTTACTGTGTATCTCAAGTAA
- the LOC105045745 gene encoding uncharacterized protein: MREMDYRFPRSVRSRGREKAFCAGGGTVRRMMVGLYSKTNGYDLGSLGRGHGEGYEQLKGQRNAVCRAADSTCGSVSRREENSFSRELRQNSYRKVSGRPNKAIMNEEMFKETDTKRTSPSVIARLMGLDELPPPKVVDKHKKEIGGCLLKASHTTGSQEKYVPYVDRSLQTNTPELQGVKDVFEVMETSKVEKDKDEFFHKGVPRMKLETDVTFNRQKFMDTMFLSTGETLRSSKEFNDASENFDTSRASFLKYHQEPNSLCTKHLHDLKCFPSSSHANRITLLKSSNTTKYETHEVCSSRKPTPGLLSHSFKEYNGSHSYKLPRLQYVGKNYICPHPSQIVVLKPSLEKAWNTGKTVSLPRASENFQLDFRSHREFGRPGFRESYREGRVWHNFFDNVDALGTKKKSSREIARDVTIEMRQSGSSDTKRASTLRLNGHIRDESSCIMPGMSNLHNSVAFRRSFDHSNEWNSSYSNSSTYSAEYSVSGEARRHLSKQCKLSNQFKEVEHVARDMSTLGEMLALSDEERPMTIWDLQSIHKVSDEKLARAEVPKTRGFPSGISSMDGWNDGYFINLPRSSSLSGSSKVHEALNPCSKRDRSSGGGGDCYILNDVLGLGPNVSLNGKSNLDGSPLCRYAKFDTKSQYLNSGGEEKLPVWDIHVNPEDMRKKAHTKFPAEVRPKVPDISYDTRADVGILTDNFSVPQNMDSKIPRASVQQRTRNILLREDGDSSGNDQNGLAIEEASLDCPQVDFHPMHSDDTESGSSVSSKEVVQPSPVSVLEPPSEEKSSLGCFKRLDADLKDLQMQLQFLQLESTDAHADGSGLLVSGNEDVSRDSHSLEETADILQEFRDEEERDYSYLLDILIDSGVHAVKQDRLVNSCYSPEYPVDPGMFEKLEQKYNKLTTWSKSERKLFFDLINSILAEILAPCMDLRPWVQSNGKIGPMWGCEGLVEKAWQMSVKQQKELNMGSPEEKVLDFKWSESGDDVDIIGREIERMLKEDLLEELVSEFILR; the protein is encoded by the exons ATGAGGGAGATGGACTACCGATTTCCGCGGAGCGTTAGGTCGCGGGGAAGGGAGAAGGCCTTCTGCGCGGGCGGTGGGACGGTTAGGAGGATGATGGTGGGCTTATATTCAAAGACTAATGGCTATGATCTCGGTTCGCTGGGTCGGGGTCACGGCGAAG GATATGAGCAATTAAAGGGACAAAGAAATGCTGTTTGCCGTGCTGCAGATTCTACTTGTGGAAGTGTctctcgaagagaagaaaattct TTCTCCCGTGAGTTGAGGCAAAACTCATACAGGAAAGTCAGTGGAAGACCAAATAAAGCAATAATGAATGAAGAGATGTTTAAAGAAACAGATACAAAGAGAACCTCACCTAGTGTAATTGCTAGATTGATGGGTCTTGATGAGTTGCCTCCTCCCAAGGTAGTTGATAAACATAAGAAGGAAATAGGGGGTTGCTTGTTGAAAGCATCACATACTACAGGTTCTCAAGAGAAGTATGTGCCTTATGTGGATCGTTCACTTCAGACAAACACTCCTGAGCTCCAGGGAGTAAAAGATGTTTTTGAAGTCATGGAAACATCCAAGGTTGAGAAGGACAAGGATGAGTTCTTTCATAAGGGAGTGCCAAGAATGAAACTTGAGACTGATGTAACCTTTAACAGGCAGAAGTTCATGGATACAATGTTTCTTTCAACTGGTGAAACACTTAGAAGCTCAAAGGAATTTAATGATGCATCGGAAAATTTTGATACCAGCAGGGCTTCTTTTCTGAAATATCACCAAGAACCCAATTCTCTATGTACAAAACATCTCCATGATTTGAAGTGTTTTCCTTCCTCGTCTCATGCAAACCGCATCACACTTTTAAAATCATCAAACACTACAAAGTATGAGACTCATGAAGTATGCTCTTCTAGGAAACCCACTCCTGGCCTTCTGAGTCACTCTTTTAAAGAATACAATGGTTCTCATTCATATAAGCTGCCAAGATTACAGTATGTTGGCAAAAATTATATTTGTCCTCATCCTAGTCAGATTGTTGTTTTGAAGCCAAGTCTTGAGAAGGCCTGGAACACAGGTAAAACTGTTTCATTACCAAGAGCCTCTGAGAATTTTCAGTTGGATTTCCGAAGTCACAGAGAATTTGGACGACCTGGATTTCGGGAGTCATACAGGGAAGGAAGAGTTTGGCATAATTTCTTTGATAATGTGGATGCTTTGGGTACCAAAAAGAAGAGTTCAAGAGAAATTGCTAGAGATGTTACAATAGAAATGAGACAGTCTGGCAGTAGTGATACTAAGAGGGCATCTACTTTGAGACTTAATGGGCACATCAGGGATGAAAGCTCGTGTATTATGCCAGGAATGTCTAATCTACACAATTCTGTGGCATTTCGAAGGTCTTTTGATCACTCGAATGAGTGGAATAGCAGCTATAGCAACTCATCCACTTATTCTGCTGAATATTCCGTGAGCGGGGAAGCTAGAAGACACCTTTCCAAGCAATGCAAGTTGAGCAACCAGTTTAAGGAGGTGGAACATGTCGCTAGAGATATGAGTACTTTAGGGGAAATGCTTGCTCTGTCTGATGAGGAAAGACCGATGACAATTTGGGATTTGCAGAGTATCCATAAAGTGTCGGATGAGAAGCTGGCTCGAGCTGAGGTGCCCAAGACGCGGGGTTTCCCTTCAGGTATTAGTAGTATGGACGGCTGGAACGATGGATATTTTATAAATCTACCAAGGTCCTCATCTCTTTCAGGTTCATCAAAAGTTCATGAAGCTCTAAATCCATGCAGCAAAAGGGATCGAAGTAGTGGTGGCGGTGGTGATTGTTATATTCTTAATGATGTGCTAGGTTTGGGCCCAAATGTTTCTTTAAATGGAAAATCCAACCTTGATGGAAGTCCTTTATGCAGATATGCTAAATTTGACACTAAATCTCAGTATCTTAATTCTGGGGGTGAGGAAAAGCTACCTGTATGGGATATTCATGTGAATCCAGAAGATATGAGGAAAAAGGCTCATACGAAATTTCCTGCTGAAGTGAGGCCTAAGGTTCCTGACATCTCTTATGACACCAGGGCCGATGTGGGGATCCTGACTGATAATTTCTCAGTTCCCCAGAATATGGACTCCAAAATTCCACGGGCATCTGTCCAGCAGCGAACAAGAAATATACTTCTAAGAGAGGATGGAGACTCTTCTGGCAATGATCAGAATGGTCTAGCTATTGAG GAAGCATCATTGGACTGTCCTCAAGTTGATTTTCATCCTATGCACTCCGATGATACAGAATCAGGGTCTTCTGTAAGCTCCAAAGAGGTTGTGCAACCAAGTCCGGTCTCTGTTCTTGAGCCACCATCAGAAGAGAAGTCCAGTTTGGGATGTTTCAAGAGGCTTGATGCAGACCTTAAGG ATCTCCAAATGCAGCTTCAATTTCTGCAGCTGGAGTCAACTGATGCACATGCAGATGGATCTGGACTGCTCGTATCAGGTAATGAGGATGTGAGTAGAGATAGTCACTCCCTTGAGGAGACAGCAGACATCCTGCAAGAATTCAGGGATGAAGAGGAAAGGGACTACTCATACCTACTTGACATTCTTATTGATTCTGGTGTTCATGCTGTGAAGCAGGACAGGCTTGTCAATTCATGCTACTCTCCAGAATATCCAGTGGACCCAGGCATGTTTGAAAAGCTTGAACAGAAGTACAACAAACTGACGACATGGTCAAAATCCGAGAGAAAATTGTTTTTTGATCTTATAAACTCTATTCTTGCTGAGATCCTCGCCCCATGCATGGATCTGCGTCCATGGGTGCAGTCCAATGGAAAGATTGGGCCCATGTGGGGCTGTGAAGGGCTAGTCGAGAAGGCATGGCAGATGTCAGTTAAACAACAGAAAGAACTGAATATGGGTAGTCCAGAGGAGAAGGTCCTGGATTTTAAGTGGTCTGAATCAGGAGATGATGTTGACATAATAGGAAGGGagattgagaggatgttgaaggagGACCTTTTGGAGGAACTTGTTTCAGAGTTCATCTTAAGGTAG
- the LOC105045746 gene encoding protein SODIUM POTASSIUM ROOT DEFECTIVE 1: MAPLLFKEMKGVNFPCASPASAAVCTSIDRRSMVRPCSGRALDRHSPHIRDSRRAKPITNPISQAPSKPKSYTQKSRKRSDKQVELISPADSSRCLLNDTPYFDVLSDLEEPLPPLLPPEPARPHTSKGDDPRLQPFSRRDDSAVLRPSSFKAFDSAFVRPSSFKGDDSAVLKPPSSFRGDGSDVSRSSTFEGDDDSAVLKPSSPRPKDQVVVLRVSLHCKGCEGKVRKHISKMAGVTSFNIDFATKKVTVIGDVTPLGVLNSISKVKNAQFWPSPPTSSKSP; the protein is encoded by the exons ATGGCTCCTTTGCTCTTCAAGGAAATGAAAGGAGTTAACTTCCCTTGTGCATCCCCAGCATCGGCTGCGGTGTGCACGAGCATAGACCGGCGTTCCATGGTCCGGCCATGCAGTGGGAGAGCGCTCGATCGCCACTCGCCTCATATACGAGACTCACGGAGAGCAAAGCCCATCACCAACCCAATCTCTCAAGCCCCCTCCAAGCCCAAATCCTACACCCAGAAGAGCAGGAAAAGGTCAGACAAACAAGTTGAACTCATCAGCCCCGCGGATTCGTCTCGGTGTCTGCTAAATGATACTCCCTACTTTGACGTCTTATCTGATTTGGAGGAGCCacttcctcctcttctccctccAGAACCAGCAAGGCCTCACACTTCTAAGGGAGACGACCCAAGGCTGCAGCCTTTTTCCAGGAGAGATGATTCAGCTGTTTTAAGGCCATCTTCTTTCAAGGCATTTGATTCAGCTTTTGTGAGGCCATCTTCTTTCAAGGGTGACGATTCAGCTGTTTTAAAGCCACCTTCTTCTTTTAGGGGTGATGGTTCAGATGTTTCAAGGTCATCTACTTTCGAGGGAGACGATGATTCGGCTGTTTTAAAGCCCTCTTCTCCTAGACCAAAAGATCAG GTTGTGGTACTACGGGTATCGTTGCATTGCAAGGGTTGTGAAGGGAAAGTAAGGAAGCACATCTCCAAGATGGCAG GGGTGACGTCCTTCAACATAGACTTCGCCACGAAGAAAGTGACGGTGATCGGAGATGTCACGCCACTCGGCGTGCTGAACAGCATCTCCAAGGTGAAAAACGCACAATTCTGGCCATCACCACCAACATCATCAAAATCACCTTAA